Within the Falco rusticolus isolate bFalRus1 chromosome 17, bFalRus1.pri, whole genome shotgun sequence genome, the region TCCTGACGCCCTCGCTGtccctcttcttccctcagccCCGGCTGCGCTGAGGAGCCTGGCGCCTCCCGTCGCCGTGGGGTGAGTACCGGGGACGGCCCGGGGCCTCGGCAGTCAGCCTGAGGGCTTTGACCTCTGGCTGGGGCCTAGCGGCGCCGCTGGTGAACCGGGTGGCCCGGCTGGGCTGGCGGCCCCTCCTAGCGATGGGCTCTGAGGAGGCCTGGGAGCGACTTGGAAACCTGCTGGTGGTTGTTTGGAAATAATGTTGCTCTGGGGTCTTGTCTTTATGTTTCTAATTAATGTTGTAGCGTTATAAAATAATTACGGTCGGCAGGAACCTCTGGAGGTTATCTAGTCCCACCCACTTCTTCAAAGGAGGCGTGTCTAATGAATGCCAGCCTATTTAATTGGAAGTGTGTGTGAGCCTTATCTAagggtggctttttttgtgttggctTTTGGGGTCTTTTTAATAAGAAGCTTAATAGAAACTCTTTTATTGTTTATAGAGTATTGCACACCTCAAGACCCCTGCATACCACTCAGCAGTGTTTGGCTCCTTTGCCACCTCTGCctgagaaaggaggagaagtTCGTTATGGTTTGATCCCTGAGGagtttttccagtttctctaTCCTAAAACAGGAGTTACAGGTTAATAatatgcttttacttttttctaaaaatgtataTGTAGTTATTTAGTTCTGTCCACTGCTTCTGGATGCTGAAAAGGTAAAATACTagggaagattattttttgcaTATGCAGAAGGAGGGTGTGAAGGATGAGCCAGTGCAGTGCTTCCTGGCTCTGAAGCTAGGTACCTGTGCTTCAAATAAAGGCTAAAAGAGCATCACGAGCTTGGTCTTGCAGGGGAATTTATTTGCTTGCTGACCCTCAGAATATTTAAACAGAGATTTTTGCTTGGTTCTGaataagcagaagcagcacatccCATGTAAGGTGCAGGTTGCTTCCACTTCTGGTGAGCACCCTTCTTTGTGGTGGTGTTGGGTTTCTACTTTCTGTTACAGTAGGAGGGAACGTTTCCTGATCTTGTAAGCCTTAAACTAGCTGTTTCTTAGGTCTGACTTCAGTGAGCCTCTTTATGCTTTGTGTAAATAATGCTGTTCATTTTCTCTTTAGGTCCTTACATGTTGGGAACTGGACTTGTGCTTTACTTGCTTTCTAAGGAAATCTATGTTGTTAACCATGAGACAGTTGCAGCTGCCTGCATAATATCAATCATCATTTATGGTGTAAAAAAATATGGGTCTGCTGTAGCAGCTTTTGCTGACAAACTTAATGAGgtaacaaaagaaaccaaatcaaATGTAGTAGTAACTATTCTAAGTtgtttgcttaaatatttaagaGTACTGTGTCCAGGCTATCATAAAAATCTGAGtcttaatattttcagaatgatGCTAAAATAAGGTATAGGTTAGATCTTGTGTTGGTGGTGTTGCAtaagtcttaaaaaataaaatatgccagcagaatttttttttgaaaggataGTTGATTATAAACCCTGATTCTTCCCTCTTGCCATCCTTTAACCTCAGCCCTGGCACAATCCAGTTCatgcagacatttttcaaatgttagtGCAGAACTTCAGAAGTAATTACAGATCACTGTTAATTACACATCACCTTGCATCATACTTTCATTCTGAAAcatatgttttgtttctttcaggaCAAAATTGCTGAagcttcagctgtgaaaaatgcAGCTATCAAGGACCTTGAGACTGCCATTGAACAGGAGAAGAAGGAGCAATGGCGGGTCGAAGGCCGCAGTTACCTCTTTGACGCTAAGCGAGTACGTagttgcagtgctgctgttcattTCCACTGTGATCCTCTGCTATGTAATCTGGGTGCCTTTTAAACTGCTAACAAGTAACAAACCATTTACCCTCTGTGTATTGCAGACAGGACCAGTTCCACCTGATCTTTTGTTATAGAATGtgttctgctgtgttgtattcTTGCTGAATGTTaaccttttaatttcattttctgtgtctaGAATAATATTGCTATGTTGCTGGAAACTAATTATCGAGAAAGATTACTGACAGTGTACAATGAAGTAAAGAAAAGGCTGGACTATCAAGTGGCTATGCAGAATTTAAAGCGTCAGAAAGAACAAGATCACATGATTCAGTGGGTGGAGAAGAATGTGGTTCAGAGCATCACACCTCAACAggtacttgcttttttttaaaatctgttttacatTTTAGCCTATACAAACATTTGCTGTCCAGTGATTCTGGCTTAAGCCAGAAGATGATAGGTCATCTTTGGGTGACTTCTAAATGTGGCTGCAGGGCATTCCTGCTGCTGATTAAAAGCTAATGAGTCCACTTACTAGGTACCAGGTGCTTGTGTTGCTGGTGATTTAAGCTAGAATCATGTGTGGGTTTGTTGCAGCAGAGCTAAGCTTGTGATAAATTGTGTAGGTAACAGATGAGGGAACTCACTTGCAAAATTCTCAGTGTAAGACAATGGCAGTTTAAAATCTGCAGATGGGCTCTAAATGTCCTTTCTCTTACGGGAtgaagctgagaagaaaaaaagaaaacatgttcctAGCACTGCATGCAGATCACTGTTTGGATTTGAATCTCTGACTTCATGAGCTATAATTCTATCCCTTTTAATCTGTAACTCATTTTACGGGTCTAGAAAGGATTATCTAAAATGCATTAGAATGCatattttgcttgtttcaaTGTGTTTCATAAAGTCTGTCATCTGAAagctctcttcctttcttttgcagcagaaggaaagcattgCAAAGTGCATTTTGGACCTGAAGGCGTTATCGAAGAGTGCCCAGGCAGCAGTGTAGCTACGTCTGATTCCACTGACATTTGTCGCATTACTGTTGGAAACTGTATAATTCTAAAGTGtcattaaacaaacaaacaaaacaatctgCTGTCTTTCACTAGCAGTAGCGACAAagatttccttttcatgtttgaAGTAGCCAGATCAGTCACATAAGCCAGTCCAGTTTGTAGTGGGCAATTATTTGCAACCGCAGTATGTGCTGTTCTGTTTGGTTCCTTGTTTGGTCATGAGCACTTCCAGAGATAACAGAACTTCGCAGTGAAAAATCTGGTGCTAGTACAGTGGTCAGTTTTTGGTTTAGAATTCTGTGTGATAATGACCTGTAGATATTGGCTGTAGCTGTAAATGTGTTCTAAAATCAAAATGAGTGCCAGTGCTCTTGTTCATCTGGTCCAATACTGGGAGGTCCTCTAAATGAATATCCTCATTTTAAAAGTGTACTGGAAGGAGCACTTCTTATAACAAAGCTTCAAGCAGCGGTGAAAGCACCTTCCTGTTCTGTGGAAATGAGGACGTAGCTGGTAAGAAACTTACCAGAAGCTACCAGAAAACTTGGCTTCAAGTGAAGTCACCAATATTAAGTTTAAAACAATGAAACGGATAACCTTATTCTAGAGGGTGGACATTTTCGGaaagattctttttttgtgtaatGAGGAAAACTGTTTTATGTGTATTATGATAATATGCAGTATAAgccctttcattttcttagagAAAACTTTCTCCCTAAAGGATTTTGTTACATCTCAAATGACCTAGCTGAGGAAAGCACCTACCTATGTGAAATCTCATCCTTTCTGTGTTGGAAAGCGATTTATTTAGTAAATAAACTTAGGCAGACTAAGGGTGTGCTTATGTGCTTCCTTTGTATGGATTGGGTCCACAGTAGGGAAATGCTTCTAGTGGAGTTGGTAAAATAGCACTTTTCTATGCTTTTCAATACAATAGTTAAGCAAAACAGGTGTTCTTTAGAGGGTAAGAACCTTACTTAAAAGTAAGGTAACTTAAGCTGAAGCTGACTTTATAACTCTTCTGAGATTGCAGACATCTTTCATag harbors:
- the ATP5PB gene encoding ATP synthase F(0) complex subunit B1, mitochondrial, with product MAAAAGAGPVAPPRAPAPLPLARVPGPARPVVLLSRDLPYRHLGAEAPGGHRDEVGRVAARLGPPAMLSRLVLRAAPAALRSLAPPVAVGVLHTSRPLHTTQQCLAPLPPLPEKGGEVRYGLIPEEFFQFLYPKTGVTGPYMLGTGLVLYLLSKEIYVVNHETVAAACIISIIIYGVKKYGSAVAAFADKLNEDKIAEASAVKNAAIKDLETAIEQEKKEQWRVEGRSYLFDAKRNNIAMLLETNYRERLLTVYNEVKKRLDYQVAMQNLKRQKEQDHMIQWVEKNVVQSITPQQQKESIAKCILDLKALSKSAQAAV